A stretch of the Teredinibacter haidensis genome encodes the following:
- a CDS encoding TonB-dependent receptor family protein, whose translation MLKKMLFPLVVTAFTTSAFAADDIASDPRGLIEEMMVTGGADAIYSLSGSATFIDEEQIAKFEITDINALLRDVPGVYIRQEDGFGLRPNIGLRGTSSERSSKITMMEDGILIGPAPYSAPAAYYVPNISRMSAVEVFKGPAAIEYGPHTVGGAVNFVTRAVPESEGGELNAALGSFGFEKYRAFYGNSFEQWGFTIDALHFGSDGFKELDTGGDTGFDRNDLNAKLRWHSGASARVYQELEIKLGYADESSNETYLGLTESDFLENPLRRYAASRLDKFTSEHTQLQLLHSAEFSDSLKIISRAYYHSYERAWNKFDGFINGVELRTVLASPDIFASQMQILQGEADSNRNSNQRLDLTNNDRSYEVNGVQVEAKYELLTGALQHTLNAGIRLHNDWVERHHSQRGYFMTAGELVFDDDETRLPKALNRGEASALALFVRDEMAWGNWLLNAGLRHETIESDFVEEAGAGANFSHTQEVLMPGAGAFYHFNDSFGFLFGVNKGFSAKAASAAPEVEPEESVNYEYGLRYRNKETRIEAIGFYSDYKNLLGRCRISDPCSGEEFNGGEVDVFGLEFNASTYLQLSPSLSMPISAVYTFTDATFATGFESGFDIWGDVEKGDQLPYLPEHQGRIQFGLNSGRINSSVAINYIGEMREIAGSGDYEEAAHTEALTTFDISVSYQLLNDLTLRLVGENITDQLEVVSRRPYGARPNAPRIIKASVNWLF comes from the coding sequence ATGTTGAAAAAAATGCTTTTCCCCCTTGTTGTAACCGCCTTCACTACCAGCGCTTTCGCCGCTGATGATATAGCCTCCGACCCCCGAGGTTTAATCGAAGAGATGATGGTAACCGGTGGCGCTGATGCCATTTATTCCTTAAGCGGCTCGGCAACTTTTATTGACGAAGAGCAGATCGCTAAATTTGAAATAACCGATATCAATGCTTTGTTAAGGGATGTTCCCGGTGTTTACATTCGCCAGGAGGATGGTTTTGGCTTGCGTCCTAATATTGGTTTGCGAGGAACGTCCAGCGAGCGCAGTTCCAAAATCACCATGATGGAAGACGGTATTTTAATTGGCCCCGCACCTTATTCTGCACCTGCAGCTTACTATGTTCCTAATATTTCTAGAATGTCTGCAGTTGAAGTCTTTAAAGGCCCGGCGGCGATTGAGTATGGTCCCCATACGGTGGGTGGTGCCGTAAACTTTGTGACTCGCGCGGTACCAGAAAGCGAAGGCGGCGAGCTGAACGCCGCACTGGGCAGCTTTGGTTTTGAAAAATATCGGGCGTTTTACGGTAATAGCTTCGAACAGTGGGGTTTTACTATTGATGCGCTACATTTCGGTTCTGATGGGTTTAAAGAGCTGGATACTGGTGGTGATACGGGGTTTGATCGAAATGATCTCAATGCAAAACTGCGTTGGCATTCGGGTGCTTCTGCGAGAGTGTATCAGGAGCTGGAGATTAAGCTGGGCTATGCGGATGAAAGCTCCAATGAAACCTATTTGGGGTTAACGGAAAGTGATTTTCTGGAAAACCCTTTGCGTCGTTACGCCGCGAGTCGGCTGGATAAATTCACCTCTGAACATACCCAGCTACAGCTGTTACACAGCGCTGAATTTAGCGATAGCCTGAAAATTATTTCTCGCGCTTACTACCACAGTTATGAACGCGCCTGGAATAAATTCGATGGCTTTATTAACGGTGTGGAGTTGCGTACGGTTTTGGCTAGCCCGGATATTTTTGCTTCGCAAATGCAAATACTGCAAGGCGAAGCAGACAGTAATCGCAACAGCAATCAGCGACTGGACCTTACCAACAATGATCGCAGTTACGAGGTTAATGGCGTGCAGGTGGAAGCCAAATATGAGCTGCTGACCGGAGCGCTACAACATACACTTAACGCGGGTATACGTCTTCATAACGATTGGGTAGAACGTCACCACAGCCAGCGCGGTTATTTTATGACGGCGGGTGAACTGGTCTTCGATGATGATGAAACGCGATTGCCGAAAGCGCTGAACCGCGGCGAAGCGAGCGCGCTTGCCCTGTTTGTTCGTGACGAAATGGCGTGGGGTAATTGGTTGTTGAATGCAGGGTTGCGGCACGAAACGATTGAATCAGACTTTGTCGAGGAGGCTGGAGCTGGCGCGAATTTTAGTCACACGCAAGAGGTGTTAATGCCGGGTGCTGGTGCGTTTTACCACTTTAATGATTCCTTTGGCTTTTTGTTTGGTGTAAACAAAGGTTTTTCTGCTAAAGCGGCATCCGCCGCACCGGAAGTCGAGCCGGAAGAGAGTGTTAACTACGAATACGGTCTGCGTTACCGCAATAAGGAAACGCGCATAGAAGCCATCGGTTTTTATAGCGATTACAAAAACCTACTGGGTCGCTGTCGTATATCCGACCCCTGCTCTGGTGAGGAATTTAATGGCGGCGAAGTCGATGTTTTTGGATTGGAGTTTAATGCGTCAACATATCTTCAGTTGAGCCCAAGCCTTTCTATGCCGATTAGTGCAGTTTATACCTTTACGGACGCTACATTTGCGACGGGATTTGAATCGGGCTTTGATATTTGGGGGGATGTGGAAAAAGGAGATCAGTTACCTTATTTGCCAGAGCATCAGGGCCGCATTCAATTCGGTTTAAATTCGGGAAGAATCAACAGTAGCGTGGCCATTAATTATATTGGTGAAATGCGCGAAATAGCGGGCAGTGGGGATTATGAAGAGGCTGCGCACACCGAGGC